In a single window of the Delftia tsuruhatensis genome:
- a CDS encoding VOC family protein — translation MSLPLDHIVIAVQDLERTIADYTALGFNVLRGGEHPGRSTHNALVVFADGAYFELIAWRAPAPEERWWQQLQRHGEGLVDFALLPSETGAVVAAAQARGLAYEAPYEGGRLRPDGAQLRWRNARARSQDLPFLCGDLTPRVLRVPEGDARVHANGAAGVARLHVAVHDLRASLARWRALLGEGADIGEARLSDDGGAWRASLQLGATELVLAAPAQGVATGALGHWLATRGEGPYAIELAVRERSAARVLDDAATHGVRIALAQAVAAGETVAA, via the coding sequence ATGAGCCTGCCACTCGACCACATCGTCATCGCGGTCCAGGACCTGGAACGCACCATCGCCGACTACACCGCCCTGGGCTTCAACGTGCTGCGCGGCGGCGAGCATCCGGGCCGTTCCACGCACAACGCCCTGGTGGTCTTCGCCGATGGCGCCTATTTCGAACTCATCGCCTGGCGCGCACCCGCGCCCGAGGAGCGCTGGTGGCAGCAACTGCAGCGCCACGGCGAAGGCCTGGTCGATTTCGCGCTGCTGCCTTCCGAGACCGGGGCCGTGGTCGCCGCCGCCCAGGCGCGTGGCCTGGCCTACGAGGCACCCTATGAAGGCGGGCGCCTGCGGCCCGACGGCGCGCAGCTGCGCTGGCGCAATGCGCGCGCACGCAGCCAGGACCTGCCCTTTCTCTGCGGCGACCTCACGCCGCGCGTGCTGCGGGTGCCCGAGGGCGATGCGCGCGTGCATGCCAATGGCGCGGCCGGCGTGGCGCGCCTGCATGTGGCCGTGCACGACCTGCGCGCCAGCCTGGCGCGCTGGCGCGCACTGCTGGGCGAGGGCGCCGACATCGGCGAGGCCCGGCTCTCGGACGATGGCGGTGCCTGGCGGGCCTCGCTGCAACTGGGGGCCACCGAACTGGTGCTGGCCGCGCCGGCCCAGGGCGTGGCCACGGGCGCCCTGGGCCACTGGCTGGCCACGCGCGGAGAAGGCCCTTATGCGATCGAGCTGGCGGTGCGCGAGCGTTCGGCTGCACGGGTACTCGATGATGCCGCCACCCATGGCGTGCGCATCGCGCTGGCGCAGGCGGTTGCGGCCGGGGAAACCGTCGCCGCCTAG
- a CDS encoding Hsp70 family protein, protein MTTASSPATLGIDFGTSNSAMAWRAPGQSARLLPLEGEACGMPTALFFHTDEHSTHFGRDAMAQYLDGEPGRLMRSLKSLLGSALLQEKTAVHDQLVSYQDIIGLFLRRVADRARAALDGRLPERVVLGRPVHFVDDHPERDRQAQQALADAARAAGLGEVDFQMEPIAAALDYEQRLTQESVVLVVDIGGGTSDFTVVRLGPEQAGRSDRRDDILATSGVHIGGTDFDHRLNLAQLMPLLGYRHIGPSGREVPSRVFFDLSTWHLIQWLYSPKALAEARNLRTDYSDQRLHKRLMDVLELREGHRLAAVVEQAKIEASTRHAESPIELGWLESGLSAAISPEVLHAQLQGPLQQVVACAQECLRLAGVAPQALDAIYLTGGSSALRTLRDALREAFPGVPQVEGDLFGGVATGLAYA, encoded by the coding sequence ATGACGACTGCTTCCTCCCCTGCCACGCTGGGCATAGATTTCGGTACCTCCAACTCCGCCATGGCCTGGCGCGCGCCCGGCCAGTCCGCGCGCCTGCTGCCGCTGGAAGGCGAGGCCTGCGGCATGCCCACGGCCCTGTTCTTCCACACGGACGAGCACAGCACCCACTTCGGCCGCGACGCCATGGCCCAGTACCTGGACGGCGAGCCGGGCCGCCTGATGCGCTCGCTCAAGAGCCTGCTGGGCAGCGCACTGCTGCAGGAAAAGACGGCCGTGCACGACCAGCTCGTGAGCTACCAGGACATCATCGGCCTGTTCCTGCGCCGCGTCGCCGACCGCGCGCGTGCCGCGCTGGACGGCCGTCTGCCAGAGCGCGTGGTACTGGGCCGGCCCGTGCATTTCGTGGATGACCACCCCGAGCGCGACCGCCAGGCCCAGCAGGCGCTGGCCGACGCGGCGCGCGCCGCAGGCCTGGGCGAGGTGGACTTCCAGATGGAGCCCATCGCCGCCGCGCTGGACTACGAGCAGCGCCTCACGCAGGAATCGGTGGTACTGGTGGTGGACATCGGCGGGGGGACCTCCGACTTCACCGTCGTGCGCCTGGGCCCCGAGCAGGCCGGCCGCAGCGACCGCCGCGACGACATCCTGGCCACCAGCGGCGTGCACATCGGCGGCACGGATTTCGACCACCGGCTCAACCTGGCCCAGCTCATGCCGCTGCTGGGCTACCGGCACATCGGCCCCAGCGGCCGCGAAGTGCCCAGCCGCGTGTTCTTCGACCTCTCGACCTGGCACCTGATCCAGTGGCTGTACTCGCCCAAGGCCCTGGCCGAGGCGCGCAACCTGCGCACCGACTACAGCGACCAGCGCCTGCACAAGCGCCTGATGGACGTGCTGGAACTGCGCGAAGGCCACCGCCTGGCCGCCGTGGTGGAACAGGCCAAGATCGAGGCTTCCACGCGCCATGCCGAGTCGCCCATCGAGCTGGGCTGGCTGGAATCGGGCCTGTCCGCCGCCATTTCGCCCGAGGTGCTGCACGCGCAACTGCAGGGCCCGCTGCAGCAGGTCGTGGCCTGCGCCCAGGAGTGCCTGCGCCTGGCCGGCGTGGCGCCCCAGGCGCTGGACGCCATCTACCTCACGGGCGGCTCCTCGGCCCTGCGCACGCTGCGCGATGCGCTGCGCGAAGCCTTCCCGGGCGTGCCTCAGGTCGAGGGTGACCTGTTCGGAGGCGTGGCCACCGGCCTCGCGTATGCCTGA
- a CDS encoding YraN family protein produces the protein MGFLGKKPAGAGPSATTTRHRGQLAEDAALAHLQAAGLRLVERNYRTPGRGGGEIDLIVRGREGTLVFVEVRSRASRAFGGAGASIGATKRRRIVLAARHYLMRWPAPPPCRFDVVLVETSDPGAAPLVQWLQAAFDADGA, from the coding sequence ATGGGTTTCCTTGGGAAAAAGCCGGCAGGCGCGGGGCCGTCTGCCACCACCACCAGGCACCGGGGCCAACTGGCCGAGGATGCGGCGCTGGCCCATCTGCAGGCGGCCGGGCTGCGCCTGGTCGAGCGCAATTATCGGACGCCGGGGCGGGGCGGTGGCGAGATAGACCTCATCGTGCGGGGGCGCGAGGGCACCCTGGTCTTCGTCGAGGTGCGCAGCCGTGCCTCGCGCGCCTTCGGCGGCGCGGGCGCCAGCATCGGCGCCACCAAGCGCCGGCGCATCGTGCTGGCGGCGCGCCACTACCTGATGCGCTGGCCGGCGCCGCCACCGTGCCGCTTCGACGTGGTGCTCGTCGAGACCTCCGACCCCGGAGCGGCCCCGCTGGTGCAATGGCTCCAGGCCGCATTCGATGCCGATGGCGCCTGA
- the rsmI gene encoding 16S rRNA (cytidine(1402)-2'-O)-methyltransferase, which translates to MTTSFAAALGAAKDAAASQHYPQGALYVVATPIGNLADISLRALHVLQTVDCVACEDTRHTQGLLRSYGLDRPGSQLLAVHQHNEAEAAQQVVARLQQGERIAYVSDAGTPGVSDPGARLCAAVQAAGLRAIPLPGASSITAAISVAGAVTPSQGEGGFVFAGFLPTKSAERLAAVQQLALQPRCTVLLEAPHRIADLAAALATLGDRPVTLAREITKQFEDIATMPASALPAWLQASPQRSKGEFAVVLHPVAAQEDDGDALRVLRLLLAELPTKTAVRLAAEITGAPRNRLYDAALAIKQAAEEDGDAE; encoded by the coding sequence TTGACTACCTCTTTCGCCGCCGCGCTGGGCGCAGCCAAGGATGCCGCCGCATCCCAGCATTATCCGCAGGGCGCCCTCTACGTGGTGGCCACGCCCATCGGCAACCTGGCCGACATCAGCCTGCGCGCCCTGCATGTACTGCAGACCGTGGACTGCGTGGCCTGCGAGGACACTCGCCATACCCAGGGCCTGTTGCGCTCCTATGGCCTGGACCGGCCCGGCAGCCAGTTGCTGGCCGTGCACCAGCACAACGAGGCCGAGGCCGCCCAGCAGGTGGTGGCGCGGCTGCAGCAGGGCGAGCGCATCGCCTATGTCAGCGACGCGGGCACGCCCGGCGTCAGCGATCCCGGCGCGCGCCTGTGCGCGGCCGTGCAGGCGGCCGGCCTGCGCGCGATTCCGCTGCCCGGCGCCAGCAGCATCACGGCCGCCATCAGCGTGGCGGGCGCCGTCACGCCTTCGCAGGGCGAGGGAGGTTTCGTCTTCGCGGGCTTTCTGCCCACCAAGTCGGCCGAGCGCCTGGCCGCCGTGCAGCAGCTGGCACTGCAGCCGCGCTGCACCGTGCTGCTGGAGGCGCCGCACCGCATTGCCGACCTGGCCGCCGCCCTGGCCACGCTGGGCGATCGCCCGGTGACGCTGGCGCGCGAGATCACCAAGCAGTTCGAGGACATTGCCACCATGCCCGCCAGCGCTCTGCCGGCCTGGCTGCAGGCCTCGCCCCAGCGCAGCAAGGGCGAGTTCGCCGTGGTCCTGCATCCCGTGGCCGCCCAGGAGGATGACGGCGATGCCCTGCGCGTGCTGCGCCTGCTGCTGGCCGAGCTGCCCACCAAGACCGCCGTGCGCCTGGCCGCCGAGATCACGGGCGCACCGCGCAACCGGCTCTATGACGCCGCGCTGGCGATCAAGCAGGCCGCCGAGGAGGACGGCGACGCGGAGTGA
- a CDS encoding SIS domain-containing protein has protein sequence MLEQRIQQHFIDSADLKYQAAQALSQPIAAAVQAMLACVTSGGKVLACGAGASASDAQLFASLCVAGFERDRPELAAVALVSDGGLLGTVGATGSGGNATQYLARQVRALGQPGDLLLLLSATGNDAAVLEALDAAHERDMMAVVLTGRTGGTLASRVRETDVLICVPHDRAARVREAHTLVLHCLCDGVDAQLLGEQEMPL, from the coding sequence ATGCTTGAGCAACGTATCCAACAGCATTTCATCGACAGCGCCGACCTGAAATACCAGGCCGCCCAGGCGCTGAGCCAGCCCATTGCGGCGGCGGTGCAGGCCATGCTGGCCTGCGTGACCAGTGGAGGCAAGGTGCTGGCCTGCGGCGCAGGCGCCTCGGCCAGCGACGCCCAGCTCTTCGCCTCGCTGTGCGTGGCGGGCTTCGAGCGCGACCGGCCCGAACTGGCCGCCGTGGCCCTGGTCTCCGACGGCGGGCTGCTGGGCACCGTGGGCGCCACGGGCTCGGGCGGCAATGCCACCCAGTACCTCGCGCGCCAGGTGCGCGCCCTGGGCCAGCCCGGTGATCTGCTGCTGCTGCTGTCGGCCACCGGCAACGACGCCGCCGTGCTCGAGGCCCTGGATGCCGCCCATGAGCGCGACATGATGGCCGTGGTGCTGACCGGCCGCACGGGCGGCACGCTGGCTTCCCGCGTGCGCGAGACCGACGTGCTCATCTGCGTGCCCCATGACCGCGCCGCGCGCGTGCGCGAAGCCCATACGCTGGTGCTGCACTGCCTGTGCGACGGCGTGGATGCCCAGTTACTTGGCGAACAGGAGATGCCTCTATGA